Proteins encoded by one window of Actinocorallia herbida:
- a CDS encoding acetyl/propionyl/methylcrotonyl-CoA carboxylase subunit alpha codes for MRKVLIANRGEIAVRVARACRDAGLGSVAVYSEQDLDALHVRVADEAYALGGQTAAESYLNVEKLLKIASDAGADAVHPGYGFLSENADFAQAVTDAGLIWIGPPPAAITSLGDKVQARHIAQKVGAPLVAGTADPVSGADEVVEFAKANGLPIAIKAAFGGGGRGLKVARTLEEVPELYESAVREAIGAFGRGECFVERYLDKPRHVETQCLADQHGNVVVVSTRDCSLQRRHQKLVEEAPAPFLSEAQMDLLYTSSKAILKEAGYVGAGTCEFLVGQDGTISFLEVNTRLQVEHPVTEEVTGIDLVREMFRIADGEELGYGDPEIRGHSIEFRINAEDAGRGFLPAPGTISAMEIPTGPGVRLDSGYVAGQTVPQSFDSLVAKLIVTGASREQAIERGRRALAEFAIDGMPTVIPFHRDILTQPAYTDAPFTVHTRWIETEYDNTIAPYAGDQAVGEEPEERQKVVVEVGGKRLEVVLPAGLGAGAAPAAAGKASPKRTAKKGAAKAASGDSLVSPMQGTIVKILVEDGATVAEGETVVVLEAMKMEQPLTAHKAGTITGLTSEVGQTVTAGAPICEIKD; via the coding sequence TTGCGGAAAGTTCTCATCGCCAACCGGGGCGAGATCGCGGTGCGGGTCGCGCGTGCCTGCCGGGACGCGGGGCTCGGCAGCGTCGCGGTCTACAGCGAGCAGGACCTCGACGCGCTGCATGTACGCGTCGCGGACGAGGCGTACGCGCTGGGCGGGCAGACCGCCGCCGAGTCGTACCTGAACGTCGAGAAGCTGCTCAAGATCGCCTCCGACGCGGGCGCCGACGCGGTCCACCCGGGCTACGGCTTCCTCTCCGAGAACGCCGACTTCGCCCAGGCGGTCACCGACGCCGGACTGATCTGGATCGGGCCGCCCCCGGCCGCGATCACCTCCCTGGGCGACAAGGTCCAGGCCCGGCACATCGCGCAGAAGGTCGGCGCGCCGCTCGTCGCGGGCACCGCCGACCCGGTGTCGGGCGCGGACGAGGTCGTCGAGTTCGCCAAGGCCAACGGCCTGCCGATCGCGATCAAGGCCGCGTTCGGCGGCGGAGGGCGCGGCCTCAAGGTCGCCCGCACCCTCGAAGAGGTCCCCGAGCTGTACGAGTCGGCCGTACGCGAGGCCATCGGCGCGTTCGGCCGCGGCGAGTGCTTCGTCGAGCGCTACCTCGACAAGCCCCGGCACGTCGAGACCCAGTGCCTCGCCGACCAGCACGGCAACGTCGTGGTGGTCTCCACCCGCGACTGCTCGCTCCAGCGCCGCCACCAGAAGCTCGTCGAGGAGGCCCCCGCGCCGTTCCTCAGCGAGGCCCAGATGGACCTGCTCTACACCTCCTCCAAGGCGATCCTGAAGGAGGCCGGCTACGTCGGCGCGGGCACCTGCGAGTTCCTCGTCGGCCAGGACGGCACCATCTCCTTCCTCGAGGTCAACACCCGCCTCCAGGTGGAGCACCCGGTCACCGAGGAGGTCACCGGCATCGACCTCGTCCGCGAGATGTTCCGCATCGCCGACGGCGAGGAGCTCGGCTACGGCGACCCGGAGATCCGCGGCCACTCCATCGAGTTCCGGATCAACGCCGAGGACGCCGGGCGCGGCTTCCTCCCGGCCCCGGGCACCATCTCCGCGATGGAGATCCCGACCGGTCCGGGCGTCCGCCTGGACTCCGGCTACGTCGCGGGCCAGACCGTCCCGCAGTCGTTCGACTCGCTGGTCGCGAAGCTGATCGTGACGGGCGCGTCCCGCGAGCAGGCGATCGAGCGCGGCCGCCGGGCCCTGGCGGAGTTCGCCATCGACGGCATGCCGACGGTCATCCCGTTCCACCGGGACATCCTCACCCAGCCCGCCTACACCGACGCGCCGTTCACGGTGCACACCCGGTGGATCGAGACCGAGTACGACAACACCATCGCCCCCTACGCCGGCGACCAGGCCGTCGGCGAGGAGCCCGAGGAGCGCCAGAAGGTCGTCGTCGAGGTCGGCGGCAAGCGCCTCGAGGTCGTCCTGCCCGCGGGTCTCGGCGCGGGCGCGGCCCCCGCCGCGGCCGGCAAGGCCTCCCCGAAGCGGACCGCCAAGAAGGGCGCCGCCAAGGCCGCCTCCGGCGACTCCCTCGTCTCGCCCATGCAGGGCACCATCGTCAAGATCCTCGTCGAGGACGGCGCCACCGTCGCCGAAGGCGAGACCGTCGTCGTCCTCGAGGCCATGAAGATGGAACAGCCCCTCACCGCCCACAAGGCCGGCACCATCACCGGCCTCACCTCAGAGGTCGGCCAGACCGTCACCGCAGGCGCCCCCATCTGCGAGATCAAGGACTGA
- a CDS encoding SDR family oxidoreductase has protein sequence MKILVTGALGFLGSSVVRGLAAAGHEVVGADLRVPETSGAAVPGLSHVVMDVTDAAAVDRAFAEAAPEVVVHLASIVTPGKDSSRELEYRVDVEGSRHVLDACLTHGVRRVVVSSSGAAYGYHPDNPPLISEDQPVRGNVEFAYSHHKGLVEGMLADLRTSNPELEQVVLRIGTILGDRVNNQITALFDRPRLLKIRGSASPFVFIWDTDVVAIIERAATTAPPGAYNVAGDGTLTIDQIAEALGKKTLPIPEPVLRAALALAKPLGLTPYGPEQTRFLQYRPVLDNARLKSVFGYTPAKTTPEAFHAWRTRP, from the coding sequence GTGAAGATCCTCGTCACCGGAGCCCTCGGGTTCCTCGGATCATCGGTCGTGCGGGGGCTCGCGGCGGCGGGCCACGAGGTCGTCGGCGCCGACCTGCGCGTCCCGGAGACGTCCGGGGCCGCCGTGCCGGGGCTCAGCCACGTCGTCATGGACGTGACGGACGCGGCCGCGGTGGACCGCGCGTTCGCGGAGGCCGCGCCGGAGGTGGTCGTGCACCTCGCGTCGATCGTCACGCCGGGCAAGGACTCGTCCCGCGAGCTGGAGTACAGGGTCGACGTCGAAGGCTCCCGGCACGTCCTGGACGCCTGCCTGACGCACGGGGTCCGCCGCGTGGTCGTCTCCTCCAGCGGCGCCGCCTACGGGTACCACCCGGACAACCCGCCCTTGATCTCCGAAGACCAGCCCGTCCGGGGCAACGTCGAGTTCGCCTACAGCCACCACAAGGGCCTCGTCGAGGGGATGCTCGCCGACCTGCGCACCTCGAACCCCGAGCTGGAGCAGGTGGTCCTCCGCATCGGCACCATCCTCGGCGACCGCGTGAACAACCAGATCACCGCCCTCTTCGACCGCCCCCGCCTCCTCAAGATCCGAGGCTCGGCCTCCCCCTTCGTCTTCATCTGGGACACCGACGTCGTCGCCATCATCGAACGCGCCGCCACCACCGCCCCTCCCGGCGCCTACAACGTCGCCGGCGACGGCACCCTCACCATCGACCAGATCGCCGAGGCCCTCGGCAAGAAGACCCTCCCCATCCCGGAGCCCGTCCTCCGCGCCGCCCTGGCCCTCGCCAAGCCCCTGGGCCTCACCCCCTACGGCCCCGAGCAGACCCGCTTCCTCCAGTACCGCCCCGTCCTGGACAACGCCCGCCTGAAATCCGTCTTCGGCTACACCCCCGCCAAAACCACCCCCGAAGCCTTCCACGCCTGGCGCACCCGCCCCTGA
- a CDS encoding bile acid:sodium symporter family protein, with protein sequence MDVDAIGIAFDEGSLTTLKIVVGAILFGIALDTKVADFAAAVRRPGAIAIGVAAQFLLLPAVTFLLTLALDLRGSVALGLILVACCPPGNVSNILTHRSGGDVALSVSMTAVSNVLAVVLMPLNVAFWGGLHPTGRDLLAEIDLGVWDMLGEIAFVIAVPFAAGIAIAHFFPAFAARAHKVVGPVSFLALGAVIGIGLANNWAVFTAHIGVVLLAVFLHDALSLALGYGIGRAARLPAASVKAMTFEMGIRNAGLGLLLVFTFFGGLGGMALAAAWWGIWDIIAGLALAQFWRTRTTRAAVAPRLEEA encoded by the coding sequence ATGGACGTCGACGCGATCGGCATCGCCTTCGACGAGGGCTCCCTGACCACGCTCAAGATCGTCGTCGGCGCGATCCTCTTCGGCATCGCCCTCGACACCAAGGTCGCCGACTTCGCCGCCGCGGTCAGACGGCCGGGGGCCATCGCCATCGGCGTCGCCGCCCAGTTCCTCCTGCTCCCGGCCGTCACGTTCCTGCTGACGCTCGCGCTCGACCTGCGCGGGTCCGTCGCGCTCGGGCTGATCCTCGTCGCCTGCTGCCCGCCCGGCAACGTCTCGAACATCCTCACCCACCGCTCCGGCGGCGACGTCGCGCTGTCGGTGTCCATGACCGCGGTGAGCAACGTGCTCGCCGTCGTGCTCATGCCGCTGAACGTCGCGTTCTGGGGCGGGCTGCACCCGACCGGGCGCGACCTGCTCGCCGAGATCGACCTCGGCGTGTGGGACATGCTCGGCGAGATCGCCTTCGTCATCGCGGTGCCGTTCGCCGCGGGCATCGCCATCGCGCACTTCTTCCCTGCCTTCGCCGCGCGCGCCCACAAGGTCGTCGGCCCGGTGTCGTTCCTCGCGCTCGGCGCCGTCATCGGCATCGGCCTCGCCAACAACTGGGCGGTCTTCACCGCGCACATCGGCGTGGTCCTCCTCGCGGTCTTCCTGCACGACGCGCTCTCCCTCGCCCTCGGCTACGGCATCGGCCGCGCCGCCCGGCTGCCCGCGGCGAGCGTCAAGGCGATGACGTTCGAGATGGGCATCCGCAACGCGGGGCTCGGCCTCCTGCTCGTCTTCACCTTCTTCGGCGGGCTGGGCGGGATGGCCCTCGCCGCGGCCTGGTGGGGCATCTGGGACATCATCGCGGGCCTCGCGCTCGCCCAGTTCTGGCGGACGCGCACCACCCGCGCCGCCGTCGCGCCCCGTCTGGAGGAAGCGTGA
- a CDS encoding flavin-containing monooxygenase encodes MTETYAVIGAGPSGLAAARALQRHGIPWTGYELAGDVGGLWDIDGPRSTVYESAHLISSKTTTQFAEFPMADSAPDYPGHRELLRYFRAYASEYGLRDGFAFRSEVVKAEPVGTGDTAEGWDVTVNTPEGAVTRRHAGVVLANGTLSEPNLPDFSGKFDGEVIHTSAYKRAAQLAGKRVLIVGAGNSGCDLAVDAVHHAASVDISVRRGYHFVPKYLFGKPADTLNQGKPLPARIKQAIDGRILKLFTGDPVRFGFPEPDHRIYESHPIVNSLILHHLGHGDLAVRPDISRFDGRAVEFRDGTRTDYDLVILATGYRLHYPFVDPALLRWTGAAPDLYLNIFSDTAPGLFVLGMIEASGIGWQGRAEQAELVASYLAALAGAPERAAAFATKIHGPRPDLSGGYRYLGLDRMAYYVNKDAYRTAVRAATAELKGRG; translated from the coding sequence ATGACCGAGACCTACGCGGTGATCGGGGCCGGTCCGTCCGGGCTCGCCGCAGCCCGCGCCCTTCAGCGCCACGGCATCCCCTGGACGGGCTACGAGCTCGCCGGGGACGTCGGCGGCCTCTGGGACATCGACGGCCCGCGCAGCACCGTGTACGAGTCGGCCCACCTCATCTCGTCCAAGACGACGACCCAGTTCGCCGAGTTCCCCATGGCGGACTCCGCCCCCGACTACCCCGGGCACCGCGAACTGCTGCGCTACTTCCGGGCCTACGCCTCCGAGTACGGCCTTCGCGACGGGTTCGCCTTCCGTAGCGAAGTCGTGAAAGCCGAGCCCGTCGGTACAGGAGACACGGCCGAGGGGTGGGACGTCACCGTCAACACGCCGGAAGGCGCCGTCACCCGCAGGCACGCAGGCGTCGTCCTCGCCAATGGGACCCTGAGCGAACCGAACCTCCCCGACTTCTCCGGCAAGTTCGACGGCGAGGTCATCCACACCAGCGCCTACAAGCGGGCGGCACAGCTCGCAGGCAAGCGGGTGCTCATCGTCGGCGCGGGCAACTCCGGCTGCGACCTCGCCGTGGACGCCGTCCACCACGCCGCGTCCGTCGACATCAGCGTCCGGCGGGGCTACCACTTCGTCCCGAAGTACCTCTTCGGGAAGCCCGCGGACACCCTGAACCAGGGCAAGCCGCTGCCTGCCCGGATCAAGCAGGCCATCGACGGGCGGATACTCAAGCTCTTCACGGGCGACCCCGTCAGGTTCGGCTTCCCCGAGCCCGACCACCGGATCTACGAGTCGCACCCGATCGTGAACTCGCTGATCCTGCACCACCTCGGCCACGGCGATCTCGCCGTCCGGCCCGACATCTCCCGATTCGACGGCCGCGCCGTGGAGTTCCGCGACGGCACCCGGACCGACTACGACCTCGTCATCCTCGCCACCGGGTACCGGCTGCACTACCCGTTCGTCGATCCCGCCCTGCTGCGCTGGACCGGCGCCGCCCCCGACCTCTACCTCAACATCTTCAGCGACACCGCGCCCGGCCTCTTCGTGCTCGGCATGATCGAGGCGTCCGGGATCGGCTGGCAGGGCCGCGCGGAGCAGGCCGAACTCGTCGCGTCCTACCTCGCGGCGCTGGCCGGGGCGCCCGAGCGGGCCGCCGCCTTCGCCACGAAGATCCACGGCCCCCGGCCCGACCTCAGCGGCGGCTACCGGTACCTCGGCCTCGACCGGATGGCCTACTACGTCAACAAGGACGCCTACCGGACCGCGGTCCGCGCCGCGACCGCCGAGCTGAAGGGCCGCGGCTGA
- a CDS encoding TetR/AcrR family transcriptional regulator, translated as MSPRMSAEDRRESVIAAALTEFARGGYEGTSTESIAQRVGVSQPYLFRLFPNKRAMFLAAALRCAERTRDTFVAAAEGIDPEAGTEGVKEALGDAYLDLIADGELVMMQMQMQVASHQAARAGDAEFGETIRAGWTDLVDTVRVLLSGDDTATGDFMAQGMLINVLVALGYPQDHRIWNCARS; from the coding sequence ATGAGCCCGAGGATGAGTGCCGAGGACAGGCGGGAGAGCGTCATCGCCGCCGCGCTGACCGAATTCGCGCGCGGCGGGTACGAGGGCACGTCGACGGAGTCGATCGCGCAGCGGGTCGGGGTGTCGCAGCCCTACCTGTTCCGGCTCTTCCCCAACAAGCGGGCCATGTTCCTCGCGGCGGCGCTGCGGTGCGCCGAGCGGACGCGTGACACGTTCGTGGCGGCGGCCGAGGGGATCGACCCGGAGGCCGGTACCGAGGGCGTCAAGGAGGCTCTCGGGGACGCCTACCTGGATCTCATCGCGGACGGCGAGCTCGTCATGATGCAGATGCAGATGCAGGTCGCGAGCCACCAGGCGGCGCGGGCGGGCGACGCCGAGTTCGGCGAGACGATCCGGGCCGGCTGGACCGACCTCGTCGACACCGTCCGCGTGCTGCTCTCCGGCGACGACACGGCCACCGGCGACTTCATGGCCCAGGGGATGCTCATCAACGTCCTCGTCGCCCTCGGCTACCCGCAGGACCACCGCATCTGGAACTGCGCCCGATCCTGA
- a CDS encoding DHA2 family efflux MFS transporter permease subunit encodes MRSQRATLVWTLVITGLAGFMASLDNLVVTTALPSIRTDLGGGLEDLEWTVNSYTLTFAVLLLFGSALGDRFGRRRIFGIGVAVFTAASAAAALAPGIEALIAARAVQGVGAAIMMPLTLTLLTAATPENRRGLVFGIWGAINGLAVASGPLVGGALTEHLSWQWIFWLNVPVGVALIPLARLRLNESRGPSGRLDVTGTLLASAALFAVVYALIRGNTDGWTSAPVLSGLIVGPLLLAVFVAWELRAPHPMLPMRLFRSRAFSAMNAASLLMFAGMFGSIFLLSQFLQTVLGHSPTEAGLRMLPWTAMPLVVAPIAGILSDRIGGRPVVAAGLALQAVGLALFALVAAPDVAYTTQLPSLIISGIGMGLYFAPAAGVVMASVRPEEQGMASGANNALRELGGAIGVASLAAIFAGQGGYASGQAFTDGLVPALWAGAAIVAAGAAAALVIPRRVREAEATELVAAA; translated from the coding sequence ATGCGCAGCCAACGCGCGACGCTCGTCTGGACCCTCGTCATCACCGGCCTGGCGGGCTTCATGGCCTCGCTCGACAACCTCGTCGTCACCACGGCGCTCCCCTCCATCCGCACCGACCTCGGCGGCGGCCTGGAGGACCTGGAGTGGACCGTCAACTCCTACACGCTGACCTTCGCCGTCCTGCTGCTGTTCGGCTCCGCCCTCGGCGACAGGTTCGGCCGCCGCAGGATCTTCGGCATCGGCGTCGCGGTCTTCACCGCGGCCTCCGCGGCGGCCGCCCTCGCCCCCGGGATCGAGGCGCTCATCGCGGCGCGGGCCGTCCAGGGCGTCGGCGCGGCGATCATGATGCCGCTGACCCTCACGCTGCTCACCGCGGCGACCCCGGAGAACCGCCGCGGTCTCGTCTTCGGCATCTGGGGCGCGATCAACGGCCTCGCCGTGGCGTCCGGACCGCTCGTCGGCGGCGCCCTCACCGAGCACCTGTCCTGGCAGTGGATCTTCTGGCTGAACGTGCCCGTGGGCGTCGCGCTCATCCCGCTCGCAAGGCTGCGCCTGAACGAATCCCGCGGACCGTCCGGCCGCCTCGACGTCACCGGCACGCTCCTGGCGAGCGCCGCGCTCTTCGCCGTCGTCTACGCCCTCATCCGCGGCAACACCGACGGCTGGACCAGCGCGCCCGTCCTCTCCGGGCTCATCGTCGGGCCGCTCCTGCTCGCCGTCTTCGTCGCCTGGGAACTGCGCGCCCCGCACCCGATGCTCCCGATGCGCCTCTTCCGGTCCCGTGCCTTCAGCGCCATGAACGCGGCGAGCCTTCTGATGTTCGCCGGGATGTTCGGCTCGATCTTCCTGCTCAGCCAGTTCCTCCAGACGGTCCTCGGGCACTCGCCCACCGAGGCCGGCCTGCGGATGCTGCCCTGGACCGCGATGCCCCTGGTCGTCGCGCCCATCGCGGGCATCCTGTCGGACCGGATCGGCGGCCGGCCCGTCGTCGCGGCGGGCCTCGCGCTCCAGGCCGTCGGGCTCGCCCTGTTCGCGCTGGTCGCGGCCCCGGACGTCGCCTACACCACCCAGCTTCCGTCCCTGATCATCAGCGGAATCGGCATGGGCCTGTACTTCGCGCCCGCGGCCGGGGTCGTCATGGCCTCGGTCCGGCCCGAGGAGCAGGGCATGGCGTCCGGCGCCAACAACGCGCTGCGCGAGCTCGGCGGCGCGATCGGCGTCGCGAGCCTCGCCGCGATCTTCGCCGGGCAGGGCGGCTACGCCTCCGGGCAGGCCTTCACCGACGGCCTGGTGCCCGCCCTGTGGGCCGGGGCCGCGATCGTGGCGGCGGGCGCGGCGGCGGCGCTGGTGATCCCCCGCCGCGTCCGGGAGGCCGAGGCCACCGAACTGGTGGCCGCCGCCTGA
- a CDS encoding phospho-sugar mutase — protein MTLRERAEEWLAQDPDPVTRAELAALLADDEALAERFGAVLEFGTAGLRGALGAGPNRMNRVTVMRAAAGVGARVPRGGAGVVVGYDARHNSARFALDTAAVLTGMGVRCRVLPGPLPTPVLAFLVRHLGADAGVMVTASHNPPQDNGYKVYWSDGAQIVPPVDAEIAAAIAAVGRVDELPLGVPPEEAREGDPTWEVLGPEAEESYLDALKGLPLGEARDVSVAYTPLHGVGAETLLRAFLRAGFTAAFTVPEQCLPDPDFPTVAFPNPEEPGAMDLLLALAERTGADLAIANDPDADRCAVAVPLPGGGWRALTGDEVGGLLAEHVLRHTAGDDRLLATTIVSSSLLGRIAEAHGAAFAETLTGFKWIMRGGGPGQRLVLGYEEALGYCVGGAEGAPVRDKDGIGAALAVASLAAEAKAAGRTLLDLLDDQAIRYGVHATSQLSVRVSDRALIDGAVADLLKSPPSVLGGRAVLAVEDLAEGAGGLPPTSGLRLTLEGGARVVIRPSGTEPKLKSYLEVVVPVAEGDVAGARESAAEALASLRTDLAALLP, from the coding sequence GTGACCCTGCGCGAGCGCGCCGAGGAGTGGCTCGCCCAGGACCCGGACCCGGTGACCAGGGCCGAGCTGGCGGCGCTCCTGGCGGACGACGAGGCGCTGGCCGAGAGGTTCGGCGCCGTCCTGGAGTTCGGGACGGCCGGGCTGCGCGGCGCGCTCGGCGCCGGGCCGAACCGGATGAACCGGGTGACGGTCATGCGGGCCGCCGCGGGCGTCGGGGCCCGGGTCCCGCGCGGCGGGGCGGGCGTCGTGGTGGGCTACGACGCCCGGCACAACTCCGCGCGGTTCGCGCTGGACACCGCCGCCGTCCTCACCGGGATGGGCGTGCGGTGCAGGGTGCTGCCGGGGCCGCTGCCGACGCCGGTGCTGGCGTTCCTCGTGCGTCATCTGGGGGCCGACGCGGGGGTCATGGTGACGGCGAGCCACAACCCGCCGCAGGACAACGGCTACAAGGTGTACTGGTCGGACGGGGCGCAGATCGTGCCGCCCGTGGACGCCGAGATCGCCGCGGCCATCGCCGCCGTGGGCCGGGTCGACGAACTGCCCCTGGGGGTGCCGCCCGAGGAGGCGCGGGAGGGCGACCCGACGTGGGAGGTCCTGGGACCGGAGGCCGAGGAGTCCTACCTGGACGCGCTCAAGGGCCTGCCGCTCGGCGAGGCCCGTGACGTCTCGGTGGCTTACACGCCTTTGCACGGGGTCGGGGCCGAGACTCTTCTGAGGGCCTTCCTCAGGGCGGGGTTCACCGCCGCGTTCACGGTGCCCGAGCAGTGTCTGCCGGACCCGGACTTCCCCACCGTGGCGTTCCCGAACCCGGAGGAGCCGGGGGCGATGGACCTGCTCCTCGCGCTGGCCGAGCGGACGGGCGCCGACCTGGCGATCGCCAACGACCCCGACGCGGACCGCTGCGCCGTCGCGGTTCCGCTGCCGGGCGGGGGCTGGCGGGCCCTGACCGGCGACGAGGTCGGCGGGCTGCTCGCCGAGCACGTCCTGCGGCACACCGCGGGCGACGACAGGCTGCTCGCGACGACGATCGTGTCGTCGTCGCTGCTGGGTCGGATCGCCGAGGCGCACGGGGCGGCCTTCGCCGAGACCCTCACCGGCTTCAAATGGATCATGCGCGGGGGCGGACCGGGGCAGAGGCTCGTCCTCGGCTATGAAGAGGCGCTGGGCTACTGCGTAGGCGGCGCGGAGGGCGCCCCGGTGCGGGACAAGGACGGGATCGGGGCCGCCCTGGCCGTCGCGTCCCTCGCGGCCGAGGCCAAGGCCGCGGGGCGTACGCTGCTCGACCTTCTGGACGACCAGGCGATCCGGTACGGGGTGCACGCGACGAGCCAGCTCTCGGTCCGGGTCTCCGACCGGGCGCTCATCGACGGCGCCGTGGCCGACCTGCTCAAGTCGCCGCCTTCCGTGCTCGGCGGACGGGCCGTCCTGGCGGTGGAGGATCTCGCCGAGGGGGCCGGCGGGCTTCCGCCGACGAGTGGGCTGCGGCTCACTCTCGAGGGAGGCGCCCGGGTCGTCATCCGGCCGTCGGGGACCGAGCCGAAACTGAAGTCCTACCTCGAGGTCGTCGTCCCGGTCGCCGAAGGGGACGTCGCCGGAGCGCGCGAGAGCGCCGCCGAGGCCCTGGCGTCCCTGCGGACGGACCTGGCGGCGCTCCTGCCCTAG
- a CDS encoding purine-nucleoside phosphorylase, with the protein MENNPYALAERAAAALTALTYPKFDVALVTGSGWVPAADALGEPAHEIAFTELPGFTAPAVAGHGGKVRALRVGDKNVLVFLGRTHLYEGRGVEPAVHGVRTALAAGVKTVVLTNAAGGLRPETQSIGDPVLISDHLNLTGANPLTGTSFLDLTEVYSKRLRALALEADPSLAEGVYAAFRGPTYETPAEIRMLRTLGADLIGMSTVLEAIAAREGGAEVLGVSLVTNVAAGLSDALLDHAEVLEAGRAAAGRMGVLLKTVVERL; encoded by the coding sequence GTGGAGAACAACCCTTATGCACTCGCCGAGCGCGCCGCCGCCGCGTTGACCGCCCTGACGTACCCGAAGTTCGACGTCGCGCTGGTGACGGGCTCGGGGTGGGTCCCGGCCGCCGACGCGCTGGGCGAGCCCGCGCACGAGATCGCGTTCACCGAGCTGCCGGGCTTCACCGCCCCCGCCGTCGCGGGCCACGGGGGCAAGGTCAGGGCGCTGCGGGTGGGGGACAAGAACGTCCTGGTCTTCCTCGGCCGCACCCACCTGTACGAGGGGCGCGGCGTGGAGCCCGCGGTCCACGGGGTGCGGACCGCGCTGGCCGCGGGGGTCAAGACCGTGGTGCTCACCAACGCGGCCGGAGGGCTGCGGCCGGAGACGCAGTCGATAGGCGACCCGGTGCTCATCAGCGACCACCTCAACCTCACCGGGGCGAACCCGCTTACGGGCACGTCCTTCCTGGACCTCACCGAGGTGTACTCCAAGCGGCTGCGCGCCCTCGCCCTTGAGGCCGACCCCTCGCTCGCCGAAGGCGTCTACGCGGCTTTCCGCGGCCCCACGTACGAGACCCCCGCCGAGATCCGGATGCTGCGCACCCTGGGCGCCGACCTCATCGGCATGTCCACGGTCCTTGAGGCGATCGCGGCCCGTGAGGGCGGCGCGGAGGTCCTGGGCGTCTCGCTGGTGACGAACGTCGCGGCGGGCCTGTCGGACGCGCTGCTCGACCACGCCGAGGTGCTGGAGGCGGGCCGCGCGGCGGCGGGCCGGATGGGCGTGTTGCTGAAGACCGTGGTGGAGCGGCTGTGA
- a CDS encoding gamma-glutamylcyclotransferase — translation MALYAAYASNMDPEQMALRAPHSPLRDTGWLQGWRLTFGGEEIGWDGALATVVEDHTSQTFVALYDVTELDEQALDAWEGHEQGLYTKIRVRVQTLFGEELAWIYVLDAYEGGLPSARFIGIIADAAERAGAPEIYVKELRERPCDTLGSEL, via the coding sequence GTGGCTCTGTACGCGGCATACGCCTCCAACATGGATCCCGAGCAGATGGCCTTGCGCGCCCCGCATTCGCCGCTGCGCGACACGGGCTGGCTCCAGGGCTGGCGCCTGACGTTCGGCGGTGAGGAGATCGGCTGGGACGGCGCCCTGGCCACTGTTGTCGAGGATCACACCTCGCAGACCTTCGTGGCCCTCTACGACGTCACGGAGCTGGACGAGCAGGCTCTCGACGCGTGGGAAGGGCACGAGCAGGGGCTCTACACCAAGATCAGGGTGCGGGTGCAGACCCTGTTCGGTGAGGAGCTCGCCTGGATCTACGTGCTCGACGCCTACGAGGGCGGCCTTCCGTCGGCGCGGTTCATCGGGATCATCGCCGACGCCGCCGAGCGGGCGGGCGCGCCGGAGATCTATGTGAAGGAGCTGCGCGAACGACCGTGCGACACGCTGGGCTCCGAGCTGTGA